Proteins encoded by one window of Camelus dromedarius isolate mCamDro1 chromosome 27, mCamDro1.pat, whole genome shotgun sequence:
- the RLN3 gene encoding relaxin-3, whose product MAKRPLLLLLAVWVLAGELWLRTEARTAPYRVKLCGREFIRAVIFTCGGSRWRRSDILAHEALGDAFPDADSEANSELDEAVASSEWLALTKSPQAFYGGRPGWQGTAGALRGSRDVLAGLSSNCCKWGCSKSEISSLC is encoded by the exons ATGGCCAAGCGCccgctgctgctcctgctggctgTGTGGGTGCTGGCTGGGGAGCTGTGGCTGAGGACCGAGGCCCGAACAGCACCCTACAGAGTGAAGCTTTGCGGCCGTGAATTCATCCGAGCAGTCATCTTTACCTGCGGGGGGTCCCGGTGGAGACGGTCGGACATCCTGGCCCATGAAGCTCTGG GGGATGCCTTCCCAGATGCAGACTCTGAAGCAAACAGTGAGCTGGATGAGGCAGTGGCTTCCAGCGAGTGGCTGGCTCTGACCAAGTCCCCCCAGGCCTTCTATGGGGGCCGACCGGGCTGGCAGGGAACCGCCGGTGCTCTGCGGGGCAGCCGCGATGTCCTGGCTGGCCTCTCCAGCAACTGCTGCAAGTGGGGGTGCAGCAAGAGTGAAATCAGCAGCCTCTGCTAG
- the IL27RA gene encoding interleukin-27 receptor subunit alpha isoform X1, whose amino-acid sequence MPGARAAPFPPRPKLVLLLLLLLLFQWTQLRGSPGPLQCYGIGPLGDLNCSWEPLGDLGALSALYHQSQKYHSNKIWTVTVPTGQSWVTIPREQLTTSDELLVWAVKAGQPLWPPVFVNLETRMKPDAPRLGPDVDFSEDDPLEATVQWAPPLWPPHKVLVCQFYYRRCQERTWILLEPEVKSIPLTPIEIQDLDLATAYEMSGHCQVEKEKDLWGEWSPILSFQTPPSAPKDVWISGNICGASGGQELLLLWKASGHCVQVSYRVWFQVKDQELIQETPYCNLSIPTQVEWASVSAVNATIWEPPTNLSLACLGPGFGPCDVVVRSIAGSTELLVTWQQGSGELWEHVVDWARDGDPLEDLNWVRLPPGKLSAVLPGDFEGGVPYRITVTAVTPWGLAPSPSVWKFREELAPLAGPVLWRLQDSPPGTPAVAWEEVPRHQLRGHLTHYTLCARSGTRPSVCMNVSGSTQTITLPDLPWGPCELWVTASTIAGQGPPGPSLRFHLPDNTLKWKVLPGVLLLWVLLLTGCGLSLAASGRCVHLRHKVLPQWAWEKVPDPANRNFSLPNMEEVPQAQPPGDSPILEVEEMEQVPVVEPPQTLAPLDSGYEKHFLPTPEELGLLGPTPGSRFWPENIPGGEKGAHLTDEDTEAQRG is encoded by the exons ATGCCGGGGGCCCGGGCCGCCCCCTTCCCGCCGCGGCCGAAACtggtgctgctgcttctgctgttgctgctgttcCAGTGGACTCAGCTGCGGG gcagccctgggccaCTACAGTGCTATGGAATTGGACCCTTGGGTGACTTGAACTGCTCGTGGGAGCCTCTTGGGGACCTAGGAGCCCTCTCCGCTCTATACCACCAGAGCCAGAAGTA CCATTCCAACAAAATCTGGACTGTGACAGTGCCCACTGGGCAGAGCTGGGTGACCATTCCACGGGAACAGCTCACCACGTCTGATGAACTCCTTGTCTGGGCGGTCAAGGCGGGCCAGCCTCTCTGGCCCCCAGTGTTCGTGAACCTCGAAACCCGAA TGAAGCCGGATGCTCCCCGACTGGGCCCTGATGTGGACTTCTCAGAGGATGACCCCCTTGAAGCCACTGTCCAATGGGCCCCTCCATTGTGGCCACCCCATAAGGTTCTGGTCTGCCAGTTCTACTACCGAAGATGCCAGGAGAGGACCTGGATCCTG CTGGAGCCAGAAGTGAAGTCCATACCGCTGACACCTATTGAGATCCAGGACCTAGATCTCGCCACTGCCTATGAGATGTCTGGCCACTGCCaggtggagaaagaaaaggatcTATGGGGCGAGTGGAGCCCCATTCTGTCCTTCCAGACACCTCCCTCTG CTCCAAAAGATGTGTGGATATCGGGGAACATATGTGGGGCATCAGGTGGACAGGAACTCCTGCTTCTGTGGAAG GCCTCGGGGCACTGTGTGCAGGTGAGCTATAGAGTCTGGTTCCAGGTTAAAGATCAGGAGCTGATCCAGGAGACGCCCTATTGCaacctctccatccccacccaggTGGAGTGGGCCAGCGTGTCTGCCGTGAACGCCACAATCTGGGAGCCTCCCACCAACCTCTCTTTGGCCTGCTTGG GTCCTGGCTTCGGCCCCTGTGATGTGGTGGTCAGAAGCATTGCTGGGAGCACAGAGCTGCTGGTGACTTGGCAACAGGGGTCTGGGGAGCTGTGGGAGCACGTGGTGGACTGGGCTCGGGACGGGGACCCTCTGGAGGACCTCAACTGGGTCCGGCTTCCTCCTGGGAAACTTAGTGCTGTGTTGCCAG GGGATTTTGAAGGAGGGGTCCCCTACCGAATCACGGTGACAGCAGTCACTCCTTGGGGTTTGGCCCCTTCCCCCTCAGTCTGGAAGTTCAGAGAGGAACTAG CACCCTTAGCGGGGCCAGTGCTTTGGCGACTCCAGGATTCCCCTCCAGGGACCCCTGCCGTAGCCTGGGAAGAGGTCCCAAGGCATCAACTTCGGGGCCATCTCACCCACTACACTCTGTGTGCCCGGAGTGGGACCAGGCCTTCTGTCTGCATGAATG TGAGTGGCAGCACCCAGACCATCACCCTGCCCGACCTTCCCTGGGGTCCCTGCGAGCTGTGGGTGACCGCGTCCACCATTGCAGGACAGGGCCCACCTGGCCCAAGCCTCCGATTTCACCTACCAG ATAACACCCTGAAGTGGAAAGTTCTGCCAGGCGTCCTTCTCCTATGGGTTTTGCTCCTGACAGGCTGTGGCCTGAGCCTAGCTGCCTCTGGAAG GTGCGTCCACCTACGGCACAAGGTTCTACCCCAGTGGGCCTGGGAGAAGGTTCCTGATCCTGCCAACAGGAACTTTAGCCTGCCCAACATGGAG GAggtgccccaggcccagccccctgGGGACTCGCCCATACTGGAAGTGGAGGAGATGGAGCAGGTACCAGTTGTGGAGCCCCCTCAGACCTTGGCCCCACTTGACTCTGGGTATGAGAAACACTTCCTGCCCACACCTGAGGAGCTGGGCCTTCTGGGCCCCACTCCGGGCTCCAGGTTCTGGCCTGAAAACATTCCAGGTGGGGAGAAGGGtgctcatttgacagatgaagatactgaggctcagagaggctga
- the IL27RA gene encoding interleukin-27 receptor subunit alpha isoform X3: MPGARAAPFPPRPKLVLLLLLLLLFQWTQLRGSPGPLQCYGIGPLGDLNCSWEPLGDLGALSALYHQSQKYHSNKIWTVTVPTGQSWVTIPREQLTTSDELLVWAVKAGQPLWPPVFVNLETRMKPDAPRLGPDVDFSEDDPLEATVQWAPPLWPPHKVLVCQFYYRRCQERTWILLEPEVKSIPLTPIEIQDLDLATAYEMSGHCQVEKEKDLWGEWSPILSFQTPPSAPKDVWISGNICGASGGQELLLLWKASGHCVQVSYRVWFQVKDQELIQETPYCNLSIPTQVEWASVSAVNATIWEPPTNLSLACLGPGFGPCDVVVRSIAGSTELLVTWQQGSGELWEHVVDWARDGDPLEDLNWVRLPPGKLSAVLPAPLAGPVLWRLQDSPPGTPAVAWEEVPRHQLRGHLTHYTLCARSGTRPSVCMNVSGSTQTITLPDLPWGPCELWVTASTIAGQGPPGPSLRFHLPDNTLKWKVLPGVLLLWVLLLTGCGLSLAASGRCVHLRHKVLPQWAWEKVPDPANRNFSLPNMEEVPQAQPPGDSPILEVEEMEQVPVVEPPQTLAPLDSGYEKHFLPTPEELGLLGPTPGSRFWPENIPGGEKGAHLTDEDTEAQRG; this comes from the exons ATGCCGGGGGCCCGGGCCGCCCCCTTCCCGCCGCGGCCGAAACtggtgctgctgcttctgctgttgctgctgttcCAGTGGACTCAGCTGCGGG gcagccctgggccaCTACAGTGCTATGGAATTGGACCCTTGGGTGACTTGAACTGCTCGTGGGAGCCTCTTGGGGACCTAGGAGCCCTCTCCGCTCTATACCACCAGAGCCAGAAGTA CCATTCCAACAAAATCTGGACTGTGACAGTGCCCACTGGGCAGAGCTGGGTGACCATTCCACGGGAACAGCTCACCACGTCTGATGAACTCCTTGTCTGGGCGGTCAAGGCGGGCCAGCCTCTCTGGCCCCCAGTGTTCGTGAACCTCGAAACCCGAA TGAAGCCGGATGCTCCCCGACTGGGCCCTGATGTGGACTTCTCAGAGGATGACCCCCTTGAAGCCACTGTCCAATGGGCCCCTCCATTGTGGCCACCCCATAAGGTTCTGGTCTGCCAGTTCTACTACCGAAGATGCCAGGAGAGGACCTGGATCCTG CTGGAGCCAGAAGTGAAGTCCATACCGCTGACACCTATTGAGATCCAGGACCTAGATCTCGCCACTGCCTATGAGATGTCTGGCCACTGCCaggtggagaaagaaaaggatcTATGGGGCGAGTGGAGCCCCATTCTGTCCTTCCAGACACCTCCCTCTG CTCCAAAAGATGTGTGGATATCGGGGAACATATGTGGGGCATCAGGTGGACAGGAACTCCTGCTTCTGTGGAAG GCCTCGGGGCACTGTGTGCAGGTGAGCTATAGAGTCTGGTTCCAGGTTAAAGATCAGGAGCTGATCCAGGAGACGCCCTATTGCaacctctccatccccacccaggTGGAGTGGGCCAGCGTGTCTGCCGTGAACGCCACAATCTGGGAGCCTCCCACCAACCTCTCTTTGGCCTGCTTGG GTCCTGGCTTCGGCCCCTGTGATGTGGTGGTCAGAAGCATTGCTGGGAGCACAGAGCTGCTGGTGACTTGGCAACAGGGGTCTGGGGAGCTGTGGGAGCACGTGGTGGACTGGGCTCGGGACGGGGACCCTCTGGAGGACCTCAACTGGGTCCGGCTTCCTCCTGGGAAACTTAGTGCTGTGTTGCCAG CACCCTTAGCGGGGCCAGTGCTTTGGCGACTCCAGGATTCCCCTCCAGGGACCCCTGCCGTAGCCTGGGAAGAGGTCCCAAGGCATCAACTTCGGGGCCATCTCACCCACTACACTCTGTGTGCCCGGAGTGGGACCAGGCCTTCTGTCTGCATGAATG TGAGTGGCAGCACCCAGACCATCACCCTGCCCGACCTTCCCTGGGGTCCCTGCGAGCTGTGGGTGACCGCGTCCACCATTGCAGGACAGGGCCCACCTGGCCCAAGCCTCCGATTTCACCTACCAG ATAACACCCTGAAGTGGAAAGTTCTGCCAGGCGTCCTTCTCCTATGGGTTTTGCTCCTGACAGGCTGTGGCCTGAGCCTAGCTGCCTCTGGAAG GTGCGTCCACCTACGGCACAAGGTTCTACCCCAGTGGGCCTGGGAGAAGGTTCCTGATCCTGCCAACAGGAACTTTAGCCTGCCCAACATGGAG GAggtgccccaggcccagccccctgGGGACTCGCCCATACTGGAAGTGGAGGAGATGGAGCAGGTACCAGTTGTGGAGCCCCCTCAGACCTTGGCCCCACTTGACTCTGGGTATGAGAAACACTTCCTGCCCACACCTGAGGAGCTGGGCCTTCTGGGCCCCACTCCGGGCTCCAGGTTCTGGCCTGAAAACATTCCAGGTGGGGAGAAGGGtgctcatttgacagatgaagatactgaggctcagagaggctga
- the IL27RA gene encoding interleukin-27 receptor subunit alpha isoform X2, with product MPGARAAPFPPRPKLVLLLLLLLLFQWTQLRGSPGPLQCYGIGPLGDLNCSWEPLGDLGALSALYHQSQKYHSNKIWTVTVPTGQSWVTIPREQLTTSDELLVWAVKAGQPLWPPVFVNLETRMKPDAPRLGPDVDFSEDDPLEATVQWAPPLWPPHKVLVCQFYYRRCQERTWILLEPEVKSIPLTPIEIQDLDLATAYEMSGHCQVEKEKDLWGEWSPILSFQTPPSAPKDVWISGNICGASGGQELLLLWKASGHCVQVEWASVSAVNATIWEPPTNLSLACLGPGFGPCDVVVRSIAGSTELLVTWQQGSGELWEHVVDWARDGDPLEDLNWVRLPPGKLSAVLPGDFEGGVPYRITVTAVTPWGLAPSPSVWKFREELAPLAGPVLWRLQDSPPGTPAVAWEEVPRHQLRGHLTHYTLCARSGTRPSVCMNVSGSTQTITLPDLPWGPCELWVTASTIAGQGPPGPSLRFHLPDNTLKWKVLPGVLLLWVLLLTGCGLSLAASGRCVHLRHKVLPQWAWEKVPDPANRNFSLPNMEEVPQAQPPGDSPILEVEEMEQVPVVEPPQTLAPLDSGYEKHFLPTPEELGLLGPTPGSRFWPENIPGGEKGAHLTDEDTEAQRG from the exons ATGCCGGGGGCCCGGGCCGCCCCCTTCCCGCCGCGGCCGAAACtggtgctgctgcttctgctgttgctgctgttcCAGTGGACTCAGCTGCGGG gcagccctgggccaCTACAGTGCTATGGAATTGGACCCTTGGGTGACTTGAACTGCTCGTGGGAGCCTCTTGGGGACCTAGGAGCCCTCTCCGCTCTATACCACCAGAGCCAGAAGTA CCATTCCAACAAAATCTGGACTGTGACAGTGCCCACTGGGCAGAGCTGGGTGACCATTCCACGGGAACAGCTCACCACGTCTGATGAACTCCTTGTCTGGGCGGTCAAGGCGGGCCAGCCTCTCTGGCCCCCAGTGTTCGTGAACCTCGAAACCCGAA TGAAGCCGGATGCTCCCCGACTGGGCCCTGATGTGGACTTCTCAGAGGATGACCCCCTTGAAGCCACTGTCCAATGGGCCCCTCCATTGTGGCCACCCCATAAGGTTCTGGTCTGCCAGTTCTACTACCGAAGATGCCAGGAGAGGACCTGGATCCTG CTGGAGCCAGAAGTGAAGTCCATACCGCTGACACCTATTGAGATCCAGGACCTAGATCTCGCCACTGCCTATGAGATGTCTGGCCACTGCCaggtggagaaagaaaaggatcTATGGGGCGAGTGGAGCCCCATTCTGTCCTTCCAGACACCTCCCTCTG CTCCAAAAGATGTGTGGATATCGGGGAACATATGTGGGGCATCAGGTGGACAGGAACTCCTGCTTCTGTGGAAG GCCTCGGGGCACTGTGTGCAG gTGGAGTGGGCCAGCGTGTCTGCCGTGAACGCCACAATCTGGGAGCCTCCCACCAACCTCTCTTTGGCCTGCTTGG GTCCTGGCTTCGGCCCCTGTGATGTGGTGGTCAGAAGCATTGCTGGGAGCACAGAGCTGCTGGTGACTTGGCAACAGGGGTCTGGGGAGCTGTGGGAGCACGTGGTGGACTGGGCTCGGGACGGGGACCCTCTGGAGGACCTCAACTGGGTCCGGCTTCCTCCTGGGAAACTTAGTGCTGTGTTGCCAG GGGATTTTGAAGGAGGGGTCCCCTACCGAATCACGGTGACAGCAGTCACTCCTTGGGGTTTGGCCCCTTCCCCCTCAGTCTGGAAGTTCAGAGAGGAACTAG CACCCTTAGCGGGGCCAGTGCTTTGGCGACTCCAGGATTCCCCTCCAGGGACCCCTGCCGTAGCCTGGGAAGAGGTCCCAAGGCATCAACTTCGGGGCCATCTCACCCACTACACTCTGTGTGCCCGGAGTGGGACCAGGCCTTCTGTCTGCATGAATG TGAGTGGCAGCACCCAGACCATCACCCTGCCCGACCTTCCCTGGGGTCCCTGCGAGCTGTGGGTGACCGCGTCCACCATTGCAGGACAGGGCCCACCTGGCCCAAGCCTCCGATTTCACCTACCAG ATAACACCCTGAAGTGGAAAGTTCTGCCAGGCGTCCTTCTCCTATGGGTTTTGCTCCTGACAGGCTGTGGCCTGAGCCTAGCTGCCTCTGGAAG GTGCGTCCACCTACGGCACAAGGTTCTACCCCAGTGGGCCTGGGAGAAGGTTCCTGATCCTGCCAACAGGAACTTTAGCCTGCCCAACATGGAG GAggtgccccaggcccagccccctgGGGACTCGCCCATACTGGAAGTGGAGGAGATGGAGCAGGTACCAGTTGTGGAGCCCCCTCAGACCTTGGCCCCACTTGACTCTGGGTATGAGAAACACTTCCTGCCCACACCTGAGGAGCTGGGCCTTCTGGGCCCCACTCCGGGCTCCAGGTTCTGGCCTGAAAACATTCCAGGTGGGGAGAAGGGtgctcatttgacagatgaagatactgaggctcagagaggctga
- the IL27RA gene encoding interleukin-27 receptor subunit alpha isoform X4 gives MKPDAPRLGPDVDFSEDDPLEATVQWAPPLWPPHKVLVCQFYYRRCQERTWILLEPEVKSIPLTPIEIQDLDLATAYEMSGHCQVEKEKDLWGEWSPILSFQTPPSAPKDVWISGNICGASGGQELLLLWKASGHCVQVSYRVWFQVKDQELIQETPYCNLSIPTQVEWASVSAVNATIWEPPTNLSLACLGPGFGPCDVVVRSIAGSTELLVTWQQGSGELWEHVVDWARDGDPLEDLNWVRLPPGKLSAVLPGDFEGGVPYRITVTAVTPWGLAPSPSVWKFREELAPLAGPVLWRLQDSPPGTPAVAWEEVPRHQLRGHLTHYTLCARSGTRPSVCMNVSGSTQTITLPDLPWGPCELWVTASTIAGQGPPGPSLRFHLPDNTLKWKVLPGVLLLWVLLLTGCGLSLAASGRCVHLRHKVLPQWAWEKVPDPANRNFSLPNMEEVPQAQPPGDSPILEVEEMEQVPVVEPPQTLAPLDSGYEKHFLPTPEELGLLGPTPGSRFWPENIPGGEKGAHLTDEDTEAQRG, from the exons A TGAAGCCGGATGCTCCCCGACTGGGCCCTGATGTGGACTTCTCAGAGGATGACCCCCTTGAAGCCACTGTCCAATGGGCCCCTCCATTGTGGCCACCCCATAAGGTTCTGGTCTGCCAGTTCTACTACCGAAGATGCCAGGAGAGGACCTGGATCCTG CTGGAGCCAGAAGTGAAGTCCATACCGCTGACACCTATTGAGATCCAGGACCTAGATCTCGCCACTGCCTATGAGATGTCTGGCCACTGCCaggtggagaaagaaaaggatcTATGGGGCGAGTGGAGCCCCATTCTGTCCTTCCAGACACCTCCCTCTG CTCCAAAAGATGTGTGGATATCGGGGAACATATGTGGGGCATCAGGTGGACAGGAACTCCTGCTTCTGTGGAAG GCCTCGGGGCACTGTGTGCAGGTGAGCTATAGAGTCTGGTTCCAGGTTAAAGATCAGGAGCTGATCCAGGAGACGCCCTATTGCaacctctccatccccacccaggTGGAGTGGGCCAGCGTGTCTGCCGTGAACGCCACAATCTGGGAGCCTCCCACCAACCTCTCTTTGGCCTGCTTGG GTCCTGGCTTCGGCCCCTGTGATGTGGTGGTCAGAAGCATTGCTGGGAGCACAGAGCTGCTGGTGACTTGGCAACAGGGGTCTGGGGAGCTGTGGGAGCACGTGGTGGACTGGGCTCGGGACGGGGACCCTCTGGAGGACCTCAACTGGGTCCGGCTTCCTCCTGGGAAACTTAGTGCTGTGTTGCCAG GGGATTTTGAAGGAGGGGTCCCCTACCGAATCACGGTGACAGCAGTCACTCCTTGGGGTTTGGCCCCTTCCCCCTCAGTCTGGAAGTTCAGAGAGGAACTAG CACCCTTAGCGGGGCCAGTGCTTTGGCGACTCCAGGATTCCCCTCCAGGGACCCCTGCCGTAGCCTGGGAAGAGGTCCCAAGGCATCAACTTCGGGGCCATCTCACCCACTACACTCTGTGTGCCCGGAGTGGGACCAGGCCTTCTGTCTGCATGAATG TGAGTGGCAGCACCCAGACCATCACCCTGCCCGACCTTCCCTGGGGTCCCTGCGAGCTGTGGGTGACCGCGTCCACCATTGCAGGACAGGGCCCACCTGGCCCAAGCCTCCGATTTCACCTACCAG ATAACACCCTGAAGTGGAAAGTTCTGCCAGGCGTCCTTCTCCTATGGGTTTTGCTCCTGACAGGCTGTGGCCTGAGCCTAGCTGCCTCTGGAAG GTGCGTCCACCTACGGCACAAGGTTCTACCCCAGTGGGCCTGGGAGAAGGTTCCTGATCCTGCCAACAGGAACTTTAGCCTGCCCAACATGGAG GAggtgccccaggcccagccccctgGGGACTCGCCCATACTGGAAGTGGAGGAGATGGAGCAGGTACCAGTTGTGGAGCCCCCTCAGACCTTGGCCCCACTTGACTCTGGGTATGAGAAACACTTCCTGCCCACACCTGAGGAGCTGGGCCTTCTGGGCCCCACTCCGGGCTCCAGGTTCTGGCCTGAAAACATTCCAGGTGGGGAGAAGGGtgctcatttgacagatgaagatactgaggctcagagaggctga
- the PALM3 gene encoding paralemmin-3 gives MALQSQVWAPATLMPMAESSLYRQRLEVIAEKRRLQEEIRAARRELEEEKLRVERLKRNSLRERWLMDGAAEEPERPQDPTLQDPQSPEGQAQARIRNLEDSLFTLQSQLQLLQSASTGAQHKPSGRPTWRRQGHRPLSEPTVEAGPAGQTDLSKRASLPAGPLVTYPEPHFEPRDEAVGVPPTPRLVPGAAGAASEANGPCSGSTPTPEQEPCHGVTASEQGVNEAKGGGVVKVVWEGLRTTEDCAMGATGPELEAKVEEMVLEAIGDRQEAGRPELPVWVKEDRGDMEVVWEGVGGTEGSDSEATGEVGKALEVAQTSSARLQGGLEGAASAGGEGAPRGSPDGNGRGDLGGEEGSFIWVERVTLSEEWEELVVEGLEEPKALGREGGNESPLGAEGGGKEETWAVERGRAEESAGKKGSEGKVDTEPEGAEMSLAEKRKGSEESLELERRDEEKVETEQEGGEDPLLAERKEVEGPLRAERERGEELLRVGEKGSEEKLEAIEEPLVTGRKESEASLKAERMGGEEPLEAETKGDEASLKAERTGGEEPLQTEKTKGVKEDLSPEEERESGRGKECQAEGVSEAGASLGAKEEPSLEEEGQQPQEKQEVSLEEEAAKPQTPAEGQDPSGDATPLLAETPAQEQPAECQPLLQAEGPRANPSAHTVPTYAPAQQPEPSAPPEGEEARGPKQKTCQCCTVM, from the exons gCCCATGGCCGAGAGCTCCCTCTACCGGCAGCGGCTAGAGGTCATCGCG GAGAAGCGGCGGCTGCAGGAGGAGATCCGCGCCGCGCGCCGGGAGCTGGAAGAAGAGAAACTCCGCGTGGAGCGGCTCAAG AGGAACTCTCTCCGGGAACGTTGGCTAATGGACGGGGCGGCTGAGGAGCCAGAGCGACCCCAAGACCCCACCTTGCAAGACCCCCAGTCACCTGAGGGCCAGGCTCAGGCCCGCATCCGGAACCTGGAAGACAGCTTGTTCAC ACTCCAGTCCCAGCTGCAGCTGTTGCAAAGTGCATCCACAGGTGCCCAGCACAAGCCCTCAGGCAGGCCCACCTGGCGCAGACAG GGTCACCGTCCTCTCTCTGAGCCCACTGTGGAGGCAGGTCCTGCAG GCCAGACTGATCTAAGCAAGAGAGCCTCCCTACCAGCTGGACCACTGGTCACATACCCAGAGCCCCACTTTGAGCCCAGAGATGAGGCTGTTGGGGTTCCACCCACCCCAAGGCTGGtccctggggcagcaggggccgCCTCAGAAGCCAATGGCCCCTGCAGTGGATCCACCCCCACTCCAGAGCAGGAGCCGTGTCACGGGGTGACAGCGTCTGAGCAAGGAGTGAATGAAGCCAAAGGGGGAGGTGTGGTGAAGGTGGTGTGGGAGGGGCTTAGGACCACAGAGGACTGTGCCATGGGGGCCACAGGCCCAGAGCTGGAGGCTAAGGTGGAGGAGATGGTGCTGGAGGCCATCGGGGACAGACAGGAAGCCGGGCGCCCAGAGCTCCCAGTGTGGGTCAAGGAGGACAGGGGCGACATGGAGGTGgtctgggaaggggtgggaggcaCAGAGGGCAGCGACTCAGAGGCCACTGGGGAGGTGGGCAAGGCCCTGGAGGTTGCACAGACCAGCTCCGCAAGGCTCCAGGGGGGACTGGAGGGAGCAGCTTCTGCAGGAGGGGAAGGTGCCCCCAGGGGCAGCCCTGATGGTAATGGGCGGGGAGacttgggaggagaggaggggtccTTCATTTGGGTGGAGAGAGTGACTCTCAGTGAGGAGTGGGAGGAGCTGGTGGTGGAGGGGTTGGAAGAGCCAAAGGCactaggaagggagggaggaaatgagagtccactgggggcagagggtggaggcaAGGAGGAAACGTGGGCGGTGGAGAGGGGGCGGGCAGAGGAATCTGCTGGGAAGAAGGGAAGCGAGGGAAAGGTGGACACAGAGCCAGAAGGGGCAGAAATGTCGCtagcagagaagaggaaaggaagcgAGGAATCCTTGGAGCTGGAGAGGAGAGATGAGGAAAAGGTGGAGACGGAGCAGGAAGGAGGCGAGGACCCATTGttggcagaaagaaaggaagttgaGGGACCTTtgagggcagagagggaaagaggtgaGGAGCTGTTGAGAGTAGGGGAGAAAGGAAGTGAGGAAAAGCTTGAGGCAATCGAAGAACCTTTGGTgacagggagaaaagaaagtgagGCATCTCTGAAGGCAGAGAGAATGGGAGGTGAGGAACCACTGGAGGCAGAGACAAAAGGAGATGAGGCATCActgaaggcagagagaacaggaggTGAGGAACCACTGCAAACAGAGAAGACCAAAGGGGTCAAGGAAGATCTGAGtccagaagaggagagagagtcaggaagaggaaaagaatgtcAGGCAGAGGGGGTGAGCGAGGCAGGGGCTTCCCTGGGGGCCAAGGAGGAACCAAGTCTGGAGGAAGAAGGACAGCAGCCTCAGGAGAAGCAGGAAgtctccctggaggaggaagcGGCAAAGCCCCAAACCCCTGCTGAGGGCCAGGACCCCTCTGGGGATGCCACACCCCTCCTGGCAGAGACCCCAGCTCAGGAGCAGCCAGCTGAGTGCCAGCCACTGCTTCAGGCGGAGGGGCCCAGGGCTAACCCCAGTGCCCACACTGTGCCCACCTATGCGCCTGCCCAGCAGCCAGAGCCATCTGCCCCTCCTGAGGGCGAAGAGGCGAGGGGCCCTAAGCAGAAGACGTGCCAGTGTTGTACGGTGATGTGA